A single genomic interval of Caretta caretta isolate rCarCar2 chromosome 23, rCarCar1.hap1, whole genome shotgun sequence harbors:
- the KCNK6 gene encoding potassium channel subfamily K member 6 yields MNRCAVLGLCLLGYAGYLLLGALLVSAIERPYESRLRAELRSLKAAFLRASPCLNESALERFLERVLSANRYGVSVLRNGSAGASSWDFASAFFFSSTLVTTVGYGYTTPLSDSGKAFCIFYALLGVPFTMLVLTATVQRLARLFVHRPLEYLQLRSGYSHRALARAHFLLLLLAVLVAFFLLPAAIFSALEETWSYLDAFYFCFISLCTIGLGDYVPGEQPGQKLRALYKVSVTVYLLLGLMAVLLVLQTFHKAADLHGLTDLFLLPAARCGDQEPILQPEGPPEEPAQGEKPPPASAQLNTGSRANYASISR; encoded by the exons ATGAACCGCTGCGCCGTGCTGGGGCTCTGCCTGCTGGGCTACGCGGGCTACCTGCTGCTGGGCGCGCTGCTGGTCTCCGCCATCGAGCGCCCCTACGAGAGCCGGCTGCGGGCCGAGCTGCGCTCGCTCAAGGCCGCCTTCCTGCGGGCCAGCCCCTGCCTGAACGAGAGCGCGCTGGAGCGCTTCCTGGAGCGGGTGCTGAGCGCCAACCGCTACGGGGTGTCGGTGCTGCGGAACGGCTCGGCCGGCGCCTCCAGCTGGGACTTCGCCTCCGCCTTCTTCTTCTCCAGCACGCTGGTCACCACCGTGG GCTACGGCTACACCACACCGCTCTCGGACTCCGGCAAGGCCTTCTGCATCTTCTATGCCCTGCTGGGGGTGCCCTTCACCATGCTGGTGTTGACGGCCACGGTGCAGCGCCTGGCCCGGCTCTTCGTCCACCGGCCCCTCGAGTACCTGCAGCTGCGGTCGGGCTACAGCCACCGGGCGCTGGCCCGGGCccacttcctgctgctgctgctggccgtgCTGGTCGCCTTCTTTCTGCTGCCGGCCGCCATCTTCAGCGCCCTGGAGGAGACCTGGAGCTACCTGGACGCCTTCTACTTCTGCTTCATCTCGCTGTGCACCATCGGGCTGGGTGACTACGTGCCGGGCGAGCAGCCCGGCCAGAAGCTGCGGGCGCTCTACAAGGTCTCGGTCACTG TGTACCTGCTGCTGGGGCTGATGGCCGTGCTGCTGGTTCTACAGACCTTCCACAAGGCGGCCGACCTGCACGGCCTCACCGACCTCTTCCTGCTGCCGGCCGCTCGCTGCGGCGACCAGGAGCCCATCCTGCAGCCCGAGGGGCCGCCGGAGGAGCCGGCCCAGGGCGAGAAGCCGCCACCTGCCAGCGCCCAGCTCAACACGGGCAGCCGAGCCAACTACGCCTCCATCAGCCGATAG